The following coding sequences are from one Culex quinquefasciatus strain JHB chromosome 1, VPISU_Cqui_1.0_pri_paternal, whole genome shotgun sequence window:
- the LOC119771160 gene encoding LOW QUALITY PROTEIN: caskin-2-like (The sequence of the model RefSeq protein was modified relative to this genomic sequence to represent the inferred CDS: inserted 2 bases in 2 codons), with amino-acid sequence MRKLSVNTGGMSRQSKSAPQAKKVMPPAVPDVYGRTNGTQQQQGGDEIQVAAAAQQETPSSLMLRYDHTDYADDQGIDLTQSPGRDSPISLSGSAGSGSRHSTASLDSGRASSYLTGASTSSNRSGNGGYGTLSSPRCSVSSCSIGSGNHRLSNHSNRTDHDIISEWLMEIHFHEYTYLFLEAGYDLSTIARMTPEDLTAIGIKQPTHRERLKRHIDTLKLPDALPNYVPGSIDEWLRLLRLEEYVQPLLAXGYVTVNDVTQLTWEDLEDIGIVKLGHQKKILLAIKRVKDIISGKLGGGGQYATVPLPQATTAALHCQPTGVPLRGQFDESLEGHKQLTYSTFMRQPTDPGAYYCQQPPAISYPHVHFDGTQAIYRRSSYDDSDITPTNELGDAHHLAQMHQQHPAQHQQPYYQGGGTLPRQHQRNSYGVRLTLCQNPIGPVGTTQRQRPIAKIVANNLKLAPTSDGGPXPPYPQLGHIENVEMATAALDAMHFSNYASFPHHPLKYNPATSQPPTSQQPQPIYHNQIILQQQAAAQQQQAAAAAAAALYSNYAGQTHQTTVEIHKTQHDNKSNSSLESIDQIPFANENAGTIKQRSMNRMVDHPALHERPPTAATMLSHSSSSTSSSSSTGSITTTLAGCIQQLSPPQESAGGVAPNQNCSNSASGPGSCSTSPTQAAAAAVVGTNVLNDIGNMLANLTDELDAMLEEENRAGISDIE; translated from the exons ATGCGAAAGCTAAGTGTCAACACGGGAGGAATGTCCAGACAATCTAAATCGGCACCGCAAGCCAAGAAGGTGATGCCCCCGGCTGTTCCGGACGTGTACGGAAGAACGAACGgaacgcagcagcagcagggtggGGACGAGATACAGGTTGCCGCAGCGGCCCAACAGGAAACGCCTTCATCGCTAATGCTACGCTACGATCATACGGACTATGCCGATGATCAGGGAATTGATCTCACGCAGTCGCCCGGCCGGGACAGCCCGATCAGCTTGTCCGGATCGGCTGGTTCCGGTTCGCGGCACTCGACTGCCAGCTTGGACTCGGGCCGGGCTTCGTCGTACCTGACGGGTGCGTCCACCTCTTCGAATCGAAGCGGTAACGGAGGCTACGGAACGCTTTCGTCGCCGCGATGTTCGGTCAGCTCGTGCTCGATCGGATCGGGGAACCACCGGTTGAGCAACCACTCGAACCGAACCGATCACGACATCATCTCCGAGTGGCTGATGGAGATTCACTTCCACGAGTACACGTATCTGTTCCTGGAAGCGGGGTACGATCTGTCGACGATCGCGCGAATGACTCCGGAGGATTTGACAGCGATCGGCATCAAGCAGCCGACGCACCGAGAAAGACTGAAGCGGCACATTGACACGCTGAAGCTGCCGGATGCGTTGCCGAACTACGTGCCGGGTTCGATCGACGAGTGGTTGCGTCTGCTACGGCTTGAGGAGTACGTCCAGCCACTGCTAG CAGGGTACGTAACGGTGAACGACGTTACACAGCTTACGTGGGAAGATCTGGAAGACATCGGCATCGTGAAGCTGGGTCACCAGAAGAAGATCCTCCTGGCGATCAAACGCGTCAAAGACATCATCAGCGGAAAGCTGGGCGGAGGAGGCCAATACGCTACGGTCCCGTTGCCACAGGCTACAACAGCTGCCTTGCACTGTCAACCGACTGGCGTTCCGCTCCGCGGTCAGTTTGACGAATCGCTCGAAGGTCACAAACAGCTGACCTACTCGACGTTCATGCGACAACCCACGGATCCCGGCGCGTACTACTGCCAACAACCGCCGGCCATTTCATACCCGCACGTTCACTTTGACGGCACGCAGGCCATCTACCGCCGCAGTTCGTACGACGACAGTGACATAACCCCGACGAACGAACTCGGCGACGCACATCACCTGGCGCAGATGCACCAGCAACATCCGGCCCAGCACCAGCAGCCCTACTACCAGGGCGGCGGAACCCTGCCCCGGCAGCATCAACGCAACAGCTACGGCGTCCGGTTAACCCTGTGCCAGAACCCGATCGGTCCCGTCGGAACAACCCAACGGCAGCGACCCATAGCGAAAATTGTAGCCAATAACCTTAAGCTGGCGCCCACCTCGGACGGTGGCC GCCCTCCCTACCCGCAACTAGGCCACATCGagaacgtcgaaatggccaCGGCAGCGCTGGACGCTATGCACTTCTCCAACTACGCTTCCTTCCCGCACCATCCGCTTAAATACAATCCCGCGACGAGCCAACCTCCAACCTCCCAACAGCCCCAGCCAATCTACCACAATCAGATTATCCTCCAGCAGCAAGCCGCTGCGCAGCAACAGCAAGCCGCTGCGGCCGCCGCAGCCGCCCTCTACTCCAACTACGCCGGCCAAACGCACCAGACGACGGTCGAGATTCACAAGACCCAGCACGACAACAAGAGCAACTCCAGCCTCGAGTCGATCGACCAGATCCCGTTCGCCAACGAGAACGCCGGCACGATCAAGCAGCGCTCGATGAACCGCATGGTCGATCACCCCGCGCTGCACGAGCGGCCCCCAACCGCCGCCACCATGCTCTCCCACTCGTCGTCCTCGACGTCCTCCTCCTCGTCGACGGGTTCCATCACGACCACCCTGGCCGGCTGCATCCAGCAGCTGTCGCCGCCTCAGGAATCCGCCGGCGGCGTTGCGCCCAATCAAAATTGCTCAAACAGTGCCAGCGGGCCGGGCTCGTGCAGCACGTCGCCGACGCAGGCCGCGGCCGCTGCGGTCGTCGGAACGAACGTCCTCAACGACATCGGCAACATGCTGGCGAACCTGACGGACGAGCTGGAcgcgatgctcgaggaggagaACCGGGCCGGTATCAGCGATATAGAgtga
- the LOC119765127 gene encoding zinc finger protein 358-like: MRTHSGERPFQCEVCRRRFTLKHSMLRHQRKHKCSTGGAQRRTGSEDGSDDESEAPPVAVTRSSKMSRLGPNSADLIGNLLGISDQGILNRVLLGSASEAAKLLGVEK; the protein is encoded by the coding sequence ATGCGCACCCACTCGGGCGAGCGGCCCTTCCAGTGCGAGGTGTGCCGGCGCCGGTTCACGCTCAAGCACAGCATGTTGCGCCACCAGCGCAAGCACAAGTGTTCGACGGGTGGCGCGCAGCGGCGAACCGGTTCCGAGGACGGCAGCGACGACGAGTCGGAAGCGCCGCCGGTTGCCGTGACGCGATCATCGAAAATGTCCCGGCTGGGGCCCAACTCGGCGGACCTGATTGGGAACCTGCTCGGCATCAGCGACCAGGGCATCCTGAACCGGGTGCTGCTCGGGTCGGCCTCCGAAGCGGCCAAACTGCTCGGCGTGGAGAAGTGA